The Paenibacillus sp. G2S3 region TATCTTTCGGCTGAATCACTTGTTCCAGCCATCTTGCACAAGCCTGTCCAATGGCTTTACGTTTGATCACCCCAGACTGAGCCGGATCTACCTCTACAACAATGGCTTCCTTCAGCCCAAACCTTTCCTTCAGCTCCTGCTCCAGTGTGCAATGATCTCCAATTTCGTAATTGATAGTGATCGTAACGATGCCTTCTTCACGGACTCTCTTCAGCATCCTACTAATAGTGGTGCGATATATGCCAAGTTCATTAGAAATTTCATTTTGCGTTAAATTCTGCTCATAATACATTTGTGCAATCTTAATGAGCAGCTTCTTGTCTTCTTTTCGATCCATGATAGAACTCCTCGCATTTTTCAAGGATTTGACGAATCCAGAACCCCTAGCTATACTGTAGACGATTATTTTGCACATTTTTTATTATATTGCACAAATGTGCTGAATATCAATTTATAATCAAACAATCTAAACATACGAGGTGCTAACCATGAGCAATCTAAAGTGGGCAATCATCGGCCCGGGAAGTATCGCTACTGAATTTGCGACTGCTCTAAATGACATCGGTGGAACTTTATATGCGGTAGGATCACGGACCTTAGAGAAAGCCCAGGCGTTCGCGAGCCAATATGGAGCGGAGAAGGCTTATGGCAATTACAACGAAATGCTGCAAGATCCAGAAATTGATGTCGTCTACATCTCTACACCACATAGCAATCACTACGAATACATCATAGAAAGCCTGCAGAATAACAAACATGTCCTCTGTGAAAAGGCGATCACCGTAAATAGTAAACAACTGCAGGAAATCGCCGAGCTTGCTAAACAAAAAAGCTTAGTCGTCGCAGAAGCTATGACCATCTACCATTTGCCACTGTACAAAAAGCTACGGCAAATCGTGGATGAAGGTAAGATCGGACGCCTCAAAATGGTGCAGGTCTCCTTTGGCAGCCATAAAGAATATGATGTGAACAACCGTTTCTTCAGCAAAGATCTGGCGGGCGGAGCGCTGCTGGATATTGGGACGTATGCCATATCCTTCACAAGATTCTTCCTGTCCAAACAGCCACAGGAAATTCTAACGACAGTGAAACGTTTTGAGACAGGCGTCGATGAACAATCCGGAATCATTCTGAACAACGATGCGGATGAAATGGCAGTCATCTCCCTTACCATGCGCTCCAAAATGCCTAAACGCGGCGTCGTTGCTGGAGAACTTGGCTTTATTACTGTAGACAATTTTCCGCGGGCCTCTACAGCTACAATTCAATATTTAGATGGCACCCTAGAAACGATCGAAGCCGGAGATACATCCAAAGCGCTGCAATACGAAATCGAGGATATGCAGCGCTATATCGCGGCAAAAGGCAACCAGGAAACCCTCAATCTCTCCATAGATGTCATGGATATTATGAGTAATGTTAGAGAACAATGGGGAATCAAATACAGCTTCGAATAAACTGAACACTATAGATCACGCATCAAAGCGTTGGCATTCCCTTCAACTGAAGGAAGCCCGACGCTTTTTTTGCGGATAATATTCTAGAAATGGATGACAATATCTTTAGATGATATCTTATAGGTACTTTTTAGTACCTATAGCACTTTAAAGTACGTACTATACTTAAATGACTCATGCCTTCATAATTGCACTTACCGGCCGGTGATTATCAGAGTGTAGGAGTGAGAGACATGTTGTTAAACCAAAAAAGAAGTACCCTGGCACTCCTGGCTTTAGCCATTAGCGCCTTTGCAATCGGAACGACCGAGTTTATTAGTGTAGGGCTATTGCCTTTAATCGCTGATGACCTGCATATACCGCTGACCACAGCAGGATTAACTGTTACTTTGTACGCTTTAGGGGTAACTTTTGGCGCCCCAATCTTAACGTCGCTGACCACGGCGATATCGCGTAAAACATTATTGCTTATCATTATGATTGTGTTTATTATCGGCAATAGCCTTGCCGCAGCTGCGGACAGTATTACATTTCTGCTAATAGCTAGAGTAATATCCGCACTTTCGCATGGTCTGTTTATGTCGATTGCTTCGACCATTGCCGCCGATCTCGTGCCTGAGAATCGTAAAGCCAGTGCTATTGCGATCATGTTCACAGGACTAACCGTAGCTACTGTTACCGGTGTTCCACTGGGTACCTTTCTAGGGCAACAGTTAGGCTGGCGAGCTGCATTCATCGCCATTATTGCCATCGGGCTTATAGCGCTCATCGGTAATCTGATCTTGGTCCCTGCTACAGGGCTGCGTAAAGGAACCCGAACACCGCTTCGAGAACAAGTCAAACTCGTAACGAACGGACGGTTACTGCTCGCGTTCGCAATCACTGCTTTAGGTTATGGAGGTACCTTTGTAGTCTTTACTTATTTATCTCCACTTCTTCATGAAATCAGCGGTTTCAAAGAGAGTACC contains the following coding sequences:
- a CDS encoding MFS transporter, with translation MLLNQKRSTLALLALAISAFAIGTTEFISVGLLPLIADDLHIPLTTAGLTVTLYALGVTFGAPILTSLTTAISRKTLLLIIMIVFIIGNSLAAAADSITFLLIARVISALSHGLFMSIASTIAADLVPENRKASAIAIMFTGLTVATVTGVPLGTFLGQQLGWRAAFIAIIAIGLIALIGNLILVPATGLRKGTRTPLREQVKLVTNGRLLLAFAITALGYGGTFVVFTYLSPLLHEISGFKESTVAIILLVYGIAIAIGNVIGGKVANRNPMNALFYMFAVQAVVLFVLTFTAPFKVAALLTIFFMGLLAFMNVPGLQVHVVTLADRYAPSARDVASALNIAAFNAGIAIGAYLGGIVTDHMGLIHTTWVGAIMVLSAVLLTAWSRALEKKDETLLQSEAA
- a CDS encoding Gfo/Idh/MocA family oxidoreductase; amino-acid sequence: MSNLKWAIIGPGSIATEFATALNDIGGTLYAVGSRTLEKAQAFASQYGAEKAYGNYNEMLQDPEIDVVYISTPHSNHYEYIIESLQNNKHVLCEKAITVNSKQLQEIAELAKQKSLVVAEAMTIYHLPLYKKLRQIVDEGKIGRLKMVQVSFGSHKEYDVNNRFFSKDLAGGALLDIGTYAISFTRFFLSKQPQEILTTVKRFETGVDEQSGIILNNDADEMAVISLTMRSKMPKRGVVAGELGFITVDNFPRASTATIQYLDGTLETIEAGDTSKALQYEIEDMQRYIAAKGNQETLNLSIDVMDIMSNVREQWGIKYSFE